The Candidatus Acetothermia bacterium genome has a segment encoding these proteins:
- a CDS encoding ABC transporter substrate-binding protein, translated as MRRWWAVLAVVLAVGLVSQAQVLRIAFDAADLKTLDPHYAAATMDRAVVDMLFNGLVRYKPGDITAFEPDLAESWEVSTDGLTWTFHLRPKVQVHPFPGAPEGYELTSEDVVFSLQKAADKDRSAYAGEYVGMRFEAVDPYTVRIILDKALSPSLFLPKVADYAGGFIVPKGPYEALGPRFATNPVGTGPFQFAEYVPTQKVRLVRNDRYFRGAPLLAGVEVWYMPDVTARLSALVTGEVHVIEGVREQAWVEAVKRMPGAVVDVFGPGETEVLHLNMSKDPITNLQVRQAIAYAISREEVITAIGPDVAEPLCAAVPPYLAGGLTCAEAAEKGLLYEANLELARNLLAAAGYPNGFAISAYITERASYRKPFENVQAQLARVGIRLNITVVDHSSFHTLIRQDVNPLVHYEAWRPSADAFLTRFYHSASTVVTGAKPDTNFSHVTSVDGLIEAARYELDPARQAELWKEAQVKLLEELASYPLYVLKFVFARSEKVDYGYVLRSSLALYPQVTELTRIK; from the coding sequence CGGTGGTGGACATGTTGTTCAACGGTCTCGTCCGCTACAAGCCCGGGGACATCACCGCGTTCGAGCCGGACCTGGCCGAGTCGTGGGAGGTCTCCACCGACGGGCTCACCTGGACGTTCCACCTCCGGCCGAAGGTGCAGGTCCATCCGTTCCCGGGGGCCCCGGAGGGGTATGAGCTCACGAGCGAGGACGTGGTGTTCTCCCTCCAGAAGGCCGCGGATAAAGACCGCTCGGCCTACGCCGGGGAATACGTGGGGATGAGGTTCGAGGCGGTGGACCCGTACACGGTGCGGATCATCCTGGACAAGGCCCTCTCCCCGTCGTTGTTCCTCCCCAAGGTGGCGGATTACGCCGGTGGGTTCATCGTCCCAAAGGGGCCGTACGAGGCCCTTGGGCCCCGGTTCGCCACCAACCCGGTGGGCACAGGGCCGTTCCAGTTCGCTGAGTACGTGCCCACCCAGAAGGTGCGGCTTGTTCGGAACGACCGGTACTTCCGGGGGGCTCCCCTCCTCGCGGGGGTGGAGGTATGGTACATGCCCGATGTGACCGCGCGCCTGAGCGCCCTCGTCACCGGGGAGGTCCACGTGATCGAGGGGGTGCGGGAGCAGGCGTGGGTGGAGGCGGTGAAGCGCATGCCGGGGGCGGTGGTGGACGTGTTCGGCCCCGGGGAGACCGAGGTCCTCCACCTCAACATGTCCAAGGACCCCATCACGAACCTCCAGGTGCGCCAGGCCATCGCCTACGCCATCAGCCGGGAGGAAGTGATCACCGCCATCGGGCCCGATGTGGCTGAGCCGCTGTGCGCCGCGGTCCCGCCCTACCTCGCCGGCGGCCTCACCTGCGCCGAGGCCGCGGAAAAGGGGCTCCTCTATGAGGCCAACCTGGAGCTGGCCCGCAACCTCCTCGCCGCGGCCGGCTACCCCAACGGGTTTGCGATCAGCGCCTACATCACCGAGCGCGCTTCCTACCGAAAGCCGTTCGAGAACGTGCAGGCCCAGCTCGCCCGGGTTGGGATCCGCCTGAACATCACGGTGGTGGACCACTCCTCCTTCCACACCCTGATCCGCCAGGACGTGAACCCACTCGTCCACTACGAGGCGTGGCGACCGAGCGCCGATGCGTTCCTGACCCGGTTCTACCACTCGGCCTCGACCGTGGTCACCGGGGCCAAGCCGGACACAAACTTCTCCCATGTGACCTCCGTCGACGGGCTGATCGAGGCCGCCCGCTACGAGCTCGACCCGGCCCGCCAGGCCGAGCTGTGGAAGGAAGCCCAGGTGAAGCTTCTCGAGGAGCTTGCCTCCTATCCGCTCTACGTCCTCAAGTTCGTGTTCGCCCGGTCGGAGAAGGTGGACTACGGGTACGTGCTGCGGTCCTCGCTCGCCCTGTATCCTCAAGTCACCGAACTAACCCGAATTAAGTGA